The following coding sequences lie in one Ictalurus punctatus breed USDA103 chromosome 16, Coco_2.0, whole genome shotgun sequence genomic window:
- the atg101 gene encoding autophagy-related protein 101, producing the protein MNCRSEVLEVSLEARQVDEAMAALLHTILLHRSTGKFHYKKEGTYCMGTVGTQDVDCDFIDFTFVRVSSDELERVIRKTVTEFKDALGNSGSDGMGQISLEFYQKKKSRWPFSDECIPWEVWTIKVNVVNLANEQERQICREKVGEKLGEKVINIVEVINRHEYLPKMPTQSEVDNVFDTSLKDVQPYLYKITYQITDSLGTSVSTTMRRLIKDTLAL; encoded by the exons ATGAATTGCCGCTCGGAAGTGTTGGAGGTGTCTCTGGAGGCTCGGCAGGTGGATGAGGCCATGGCGGCGCTGTTACACACCATCCTCCTGCACCGCAGCACCGGGAAGTTCCACTATAAGAAGGAGGGGACATACTGCATGGGGACGGTGGGGACACAGGACGTGGACTGCGACTTCATTGACTTCACCTTCGTGCGGGTTTCATCGGACGAGCTCGAGCGCGTGATCCGGAAGACGGTGACCGAGTTTAAG GATGCGCTTGGGAACTCGGGCAGTGACGGAATGGGCCAGATCTCTCTGGAGTTCTACCAGAAGAAGAAGTCGCGCTGGCCGTTCTCGGACGAGTGCATCCCCTGGGAGGTGTGGACCATCAAGGTGAACGTGGTGAACCTGGCCAACGAGCAAGAGCGTCAGATCTGCCGGGAGAAAGTGGGCGAGAAACTCGGCGAGAAGGTCATCAACATCGTGGAGGTCATCAACCGACACGAGTACCTGCCCAAGATGCCCACGCAGTCCGAGGTGGACAACGTGTTCGACACGAGCCTGAAGGACGTCCAGCCGTATTTGTACAAGATCACGTACCAGATTACGGATTCTCTCGGGACGTCGGTGAGCACCACCATGAGGAGGCTTATCAAAGACACGCTGGCGTTGTAA
- the rad51c gene encoding DNA repair protein RAD51 homolog 3 isoform X1, with product MMLRTVSSSPLAPSVKVKLINAGFHTAADLTEVQPLQLCKAAGLSQEEADEVLWTLRDDSSPLQQGAELQSLTALDLLHQEETRGSIVTFCSELDSVLGGGVPVGKTMEICGVPGIGKTQLCVQLAVDVQIPVCFGGLGGEAVFIDTEGGFVVQRLVGVAEAAVEHCAALAEDEEQRGALESFTVEKILSGVFLVRCQDHVELLAELHLLPDFLRKHPQVQLVVIDSVAFPFRHDLEDLSHRTRLLSALSLRLTRLSAQHGPAVVLTNQMTTKVSTVQSKLIPALGEIWGHAATQRLILHWEGAQRFASLYKSSSHRDASVPYHITAEGFRDASVSVSSVPSRSPAAGSHSKRPRTEQQHS from the exons ATGATGCTCAGGACCGTGTCCAGTTCTCCTCTGGCTCCTTCTGTGAAGGTCAAATTAATAAACGCTGGCTTTCACACAGCTGCAGATCTGACTGAGGTGCAGCCGCTCCAGCTGTGTAAAG cagcaggtttatctCAGGAGGAGGCTGATGAGGTGTTGTGGACGCTGCGTGATGACTCCTCGCCCCTCCAGCAGGGGGCAGAGCTGCAGAGTCTAACGGCGCTGGATCTCCTGCATCAGGAGGAGACTCGGGGCAGCATCGTCACCTTCTGCTCGGAGCTGGACTCTGTACTCGGTGGTGGGGTTCCTGTGGGGAAGACTATGGAAATCTGCGGCGTTCCGGGCATCGGAAAAACCCAGCTGTG cgtgCAGCTGGCTGTAGACGTGCAGATCCCCGTGTGTTTTGGAGGACTGGGTGGTGAAGCCGTGTTCATCGATACAGAGGGCGGGTTTGTGGTGCAGCGGCTGGTGGGCGTGGCTGAGGCAGCGGTGGAGCACTGCGCCGCTCTGGCGGAGGACGAAG AGCAACGTGGAGCTTTAGAGAGCTTCACCGTGGAGAAGATCCTCTCCGGCGTCTTCCTGGTGCGCTGTCAGGATCACGTGGAGCTGCTCGCTGAGCTTCACCTCCTGCCCGACTTCCTGAGGAAACACCCACAG GTGCAGCTGGTGGTGATTGACAGCGTGGCTTTCCCCTTCAGACACGACCTGGAGGACCTGTCTCACAGGACCCGCCTCCTCAGCGCCCTCTCACTTCGGCTCACTCGGCTATCGGCTCAGCACGGCCCAgcg GTGGTGTTGACCAATCAGATGACGACTAAAGTCTCGACCGTCCAATCCAAGCTCATCCCTGCTCTGG GTGAGATTTGGGGTCACGCAGCCACACAGAGACTCATCCTACACTGGGAAGGAGCTcaaag GTTTGCGTCTCTGTACAAATCGTCCAGCCACAGAGACGCCAGCGTCCCCTACCACATCACG GCTGAAGGATTCCGAGACGCAAGTGTTTCAGTGTCTTCTGTCCCGTCTCGCAGTCCTGCAGCAGGAAGCCACAGCAAACGTCCTCGCACTGAACAGCAGCAcagttaa
- the rad51c gene encoding DNA repair protein RAD51 homolog 3 isoform X2, producing MMLRTVSSSPLAPSVKVKLINAGFHTAADLTEVQPLQLCKAGLSQEEADEVLWTLRDDSSPLQQGAELQSLTALDLLHQEETRGSIVTFCSELDSVLGGGVPVGKTMEICGVPGIGKTQLCVQLAVDVQIPVCFGGLGGEAVFIDTEGGFVVQRLVGVAEAAVEHCAALAEDEEQRGALESFTVEKILSGVFLVRCQDHVELLAELHLLPDFLRKHPQVQLVVIDSVAFPFRHDLEDLSHRTRLLSALSLRLTRLSAQHGPAVVLTNQMTTKVSTVQSKLIPALGEIWGHAATQRLILHWEGAQRFASLYKSSSHRDASVPYHITAEGFRDASVSVSSVPSRSPAAGSHSKRPRTEQQHS from the exons ATGATGCTCAGGACCGTGTCCAGTTCTCCTCTGGCTCCTTCTGTGAAGGTCAAATTAATAAACGCTGGCTTTCACACAGCTGCAGATCTGACTGAGGTGCAGCCGCTCCAGCTGTGTAAAG caggtttatctCAGGAGGAGGCTGATGAGGTGTTGTGGACGCTGCGTGATGACTCCTCGCCCCTCCAGCAGGGGGCAGAGCTGCAGAGTCTAACGGCGCTGGATCTCCTGCATCAGGAGGAGACTCGGGGCAGCATCGTCACCTTCTGCTCGGAGCTGGACTCTGTACTCGGTGGTGGGGTTCCTGTGGGGAAGACTATGGAAATCTGCGGCGTTCCGGGCATCGGAAAAACCCAGCTGTG cgtgCAGCTGGCTGTAGACGTGCAGATCCCCGTGTGTTTTGGAGGACTGGGTGGTGAAGCCGTGTTCATCGATACAGAGGGCGGGTTTGTGGTGCAGCGGCTGGTGGGCGTGGCTGAGGCAGCGGTGGAGCACTGCGCCGCTCTGGCGGAGGACGAAG AGCAACGTGGAGCTTTAGAGAGCTTCACCGTGGAGAAGATCCTCTCCGGCGTCTTCCTGGTGCGCTGTCAGGATCACGTGGAGCTGCTCGCTGAGCTTCACCTCCTGCCCGACTTCCTGAGGAAACACCCACAG GTGCAGCTGGTGGTGATTGACAGCGTGGCTTTCCCCTTCAGACACGACCTGGAGGACCTGTCTCACAGGACCCGCCTCCTCAGCGCCCTCTCACTTCGGCTCACTCGGCTATCGGCTCAGCACGGCCCAgcg GTGGTGTTGACCAATCAGATGACGACTAAAGTCTCGACCGTCCAATCCAAGCTCATCCCTGCTCTGG GTGAGATTTGGGGTCACGCAGCCACACAGAGACTCATCCTACACTGGGAAGGAGCTcaaag GTTTGCGTCTCTGTACAAATCGTCCAGCCACAGAGACGCCAGCGTCCCCTACCACATCACG GCTGAAGGATTCCGAGACGCAAGTGTTTCAGTGTCTTCTGTCCCGTCTCGCAGTCCTGCAGCAGGAAGCCACAGCAAACGTCCTCGCACTGAACAGCAGCAcagttaa